A stretch of Episyrphus balteatus chromosome 2, idEpiBalt1.1, whole genome shotgun sequence DNA encodes these proteins:
- the LOC129912147 gene encoding pupal cuticle protein Edg-78E-like, with protein MFKFILIAAVFGLAAAAVLESDVRAQINSQESVINPDGSYSYSYETGNGIAANEAGNADSAQGSYRYTSPEGIPIEISYVADAEGFRPSGDGIPTPHPIPEAIQRALAWNSAHPEEEAN; from the exons ATGTTCAAATTC aTTCTTATTGCCGCCGTCTTCGgtcttgctgctgctgctgttttgGAGAGCGATGTTCGTGCTCAGATCAACTCTCAAGAAAGCGTAATCAATCCTGACGGAAGTTATAGTTATTCTTACGAAACCGGAAACGGAATTGCAGCTAATGAAGCTGGTAACGCTGATTCTGCCCAAGGATCATACCGATACACTTCACCCGAAGGTATTCCCATTGAAATAAGCTATGTTGCAGATGCTGAAGGCTTCAGGCCATCCGGTGATGGTATCCCAACCCCACACCCAATTCCAGAGGCTATCCAACGTGCTCTTGCATGGAACAGTGCTCATCCAGAGGAAGAAGCTAACTAA
- the LOC129909370 gene encoding pupal cuticle protein Edg-78E-like, with the protein MFKFILVAALFGLAAAASSPLDEAHAEIKSLDSDISPEGVFRYAFQTSNGIDVASAGNADAIQGSYKYVSPEGVQIVMSYIADGEGFKPSGDGLPTPPPIPEAIIRSLEWNAAHPEPESKSVQYAKSG; encoded by the exons ATGTTCAAATTC ATCCTTGTTGCTGCCCTTTTCGgtcttgctgctgctgcttcttCTCCTTTGGACGAAGCTCATGCTGAAATCAAGTCTCTTGATAGCGACATCTCACCTGAAGGAGTCTTCCGTTATGCTTTCCAAACCTCAAACGGAATTGATGTTGCCTCTGCTGGTAACGCCGATGCTATCCAAGGATCATACAAATACGTTTCACCCGAAGGTGTTCAAATTGTCATGAGCTACATTGCTGATGGTGAGGGTTTCAAGCCATCCGGTGATGGTCTCCCAACTCCACCACCAATTCCAGAGGCTATTATCCGTTCTCTTGAATGGAACGCTGCTCACCCTGAACCAGAATCTAAGTCAGTGCAATATGCCAAGAGCGGTTAA